In the Hydractinia symbiolongicarpus strain clone_291-10 chromosome 13, HSymV2.1, whole genome shotgun sequence genome, aatgaacgttggttggagaacacgagacaaacaaattgcctcactacagcacagaacgacgggaataccaagattgcagcacgtcgaaatgtggatatgacggagataacgtcaccaagacCACAACAGCTTGAGCCAAGCAGAACCAAATAAGCGTTGGTTAAAGAACACGAGACAaacaaattgcctcactacagcacaggacgacgggaatgacaagattgcagcacgtctaaatgtggatatgacggagataacgtcaccaagactacagcagcttgaaccaagaagaaccaaatgaacgttggttaaagaacacgagacaaacaaattgcctcactacagcacaggacgacgggaataacaagattgcagcacgtcgaaatgtggatatgacggagataacgtcaccaagactacagcagcttgaaccaagcagaaccaaatgaacgttggttggGGAACACGAGACAAAGAATTGCCTCACAACAGCACAGGACGACGGGAATACCAAGATTAcagcacgtcgaaatgtggatacaacggagataacgtcaccaagactacagcagcttgaaccaagcAGAACAAAAAGAACGTTGGTTGGAGAACACGAGACAaacaaattgcctcactacagcacaggaCGACGGGAATACCAAGATTACAGCACGTCGAAGTGTGGATATGAAGGAGATAAGGTGacgtcaccaagactacagcagcttgaaccaagcAGAACAAAAAGAACGACTCTTTCAGCATCATTGTAATGATTGGCTAAAAAGAAATGAATGGGCGTGGAACCAGTATGAAAAATCAAAGCTTCATGCTGACGAAAACACAAATGCTCTGTTGAGAGATGACGCTCTTGGATTCACAACTCCTAAATCATCAAAGTTCCCCGTTGTTGATCGGGCAACTACCAGCCTAAAAGCTGATGTTATTATTCACCCGAAGTCAGTTGGAAAGTCGCATAGATCGCACAGATCGCCCTCGACACGTTCGAAAGAGACAAGATCTTCAGGTCGTTCGCAAGTATCTTCCTTGCGTAGTCGTGCTGCGGATCAAAAGGCTGAGTTAGCGCAACTGAAGACAAAGGCGTCATTTTTAGAAGCAAAACTGGAAGCTGAAGCAAGCATGAAAAGATTGGAGCTTAAAGAGCAGGTTGCTTTGGCAGAAGCAAAACTCAGCATATATGAAGAAGCCAAGGACGAagatgaaaaaagtcatttctcaaGACCATTGGACACGGATGATGAACAAATCCGCTCATATGCGAAGTGCCAATCTTGGGTGAATAATGGTTGTATAGGTGTCATTGGCTCCGGTTATGAAGGCGCTAGAAGTCATCCAAAGTTGGTAAAGAAAATTCCCAAATTTCTTCCTGATGTGCCACAAAACACCGCACAACCGCAAGTGGTCGATAATTCAGTTGATGTTAACAAAGACTGGAACATTAACAATGAGCAGGAATCTCTAAACCCATTTGGAAATAACACAGAAAGGGTGTTATGCGAATTACTGCTACAGCAAAGTGCACCAGACATCAAAATTGACCCATTTGATGGAAATGTGCTTGACTTCCAATACTTCATGACCACATTTGAAGCAGTTGTTGAGACCAAGATCAAAAGTAATAAAGGTCGATTGACTCGCCTGATCAATTACACAACTGGTGAGCCAAAAGAATTGATCAAAAGCTGTATATATGATACATCAGAACATTGCTACTCAAGAGCAAAGGATCTTCTGAAGAAAACCTACGGTGATCAATTCAGAATTGCAAATGCCTACAGAAAGGAGCTCAGAGAATGGCCCACTCTCCGTGCTGGTGATTCTGAAGCGTTCAGAAAGTTCTATACGTTCCTCATAAAATGCTACGGTGGTTTGGAGAGACAAATAAAAAGCGAATTAACATCTCCAGAAGTCCTCAGACAACTTCAATCAAAGCTCCCACAAGCCTTGCAACAAAGATGGAATCGGACGGTTCTCAACGTCCGTCGGAAAAACCATCACGAAGCGGAGCTGAGGGATTTTGTTGACTTCATGGAGCAAGAGACAACGCTTGAAAATGATCCTCTCTACTCTAGAGAAGCCATCAGTGAATTGAAGAATAAAAAGGATAATGACGTGAAAAACAAGAAAGATCCACCCAAACTTGAAACAAACCTGACGGGCGTCACCAGAGATTGTCTCTACTGTTCGAACAAACATAAATTGGAAGATTGtcgaaaaataatgaaaatagacGTAGAGGaaagaaacaaatttgtttGGGAGAAGAAGCTTTGTTTCGCGTGTTTGGAACCAATTACCAGCAATCACCAAGCAAGAAATTGCGAAAACAAATTGTCTTGCAAGACGTGCAAAAAGAGGCACCCAACCATTTTGCATGGTTTCATCCGACCAAAGAGGACCAACAAGAACGACAaggaaaataatgataaaaaggaAGGTGAGGAGCCTGAAATCTCAAATGCATTTGCAAGAACGAAGAAATCTGTTTGTTGCAAGACAGATAACAACGTAGAAATCATCAGCATGTCTGTAGTGCCTGTGGTGTTGTCGCATCCAAAGTCTGCTGAGTCAATCACCACCTATGCTATGTTGGATAATTGCAGTCAGGGTACGTTCATAACCGATGAAATCGTTCATCGCTTGAATTTAACCGGTATTTCGTCGACGATCGTCGTGAAGACTCTCACAAGCGAGAGTCGTGAAGATTCTTGTCTAATAACCGGTTTGATGGTAGAGCCCATTACACGAGATTTCAAAGTAACAATACAGAGTTGTTACAGTAGAAGACATCTTCCAATAGATCCCATGGAAATACCTACTCCCGAGAAAGTTGCTGAATGGCCTCATTTGCGACATATAAAGCATTCCTTTCACAAATACGATCCTGGAATACCGATTGGTTTGCTTATTGGAGCCAATTGCCCACAAGCGCTAGAACCGATAAAGGTAATTCCATCCGATGGAAATGGACCATATGGGTTAAAAACAAGGTTGGGATGGAGTCTTGTCGGACCTTTGCTTCGTCGCAAAGGGGAGAAGCAGAAAATTCGATGCAACAGAATTGCTGTGAAAGATTCCTCCACTGACAAAGTTGCTGCACTTCACCTAATTCAACAAGATGAATTACGGGATGTAACAATTGAGGGGATGCTGAAAAGAATGTACGATGCTGATTTTTCAGAAATGAACGCATTCAAGAATATTAAAAGTGATTACGTATCCATTCACGACCAAAAATTTTTATCACTAATGGAAAAGGAAGTAAAATTTGTAAATGGAAAATATCAACTCCCGCTGCCTTTAATAAACCAACTTCCATTTCCAAATAATAAATGTCAGGCCTTGGCAAGGCTGAAATGGATCAAGAAGAATCTTGAAAGTAATTCGATCTTCAAAGAGGATTACCTCACGTTCATGAACAACCTGACGACCCAAGGTTTCGCTGAGATGGTTCCAAAGCAGGAAGTTAAAGGGGAACCTGGTCATGTGTGGTATATTCCCCACCATGGAGTTTATCATCCGCGTAAGCCTGGGAAGATCAGAGTAGTATTTGATTGTACTGCTACATACAAAGGCGTCTCCCTGAACGGACGACTCATGCAAGGCCCAGATATGACAAATCTGCTAGTTGGAATTCTGTGTAGATTCCGTTTGGAACCAGTAGCGTTTATGGCGGATATCGAGTCCATGTTCTATCAGGTTAAGGTGCCGCCGAATCAACGGGATTATTTGCGATACCTTTGGTGGCCTGATGGGGATACCTCTAAAGATTTGGTAGATCATCGCATGACTGTCCATATATTCGGTGGAAATTCCTCCCCAAGTTGTTCCAACTATGCCCTGAAAAGAAGTGGAACAGACAACGAAAGTGAATTTGGTGAGGAGGCTGTGAAAGTTATTATGAAGGATTTTTATGTCGACGATCTTTTGAAATCCGTGAAAAGTATCGAAGAAGCCATCAAAATCATCAAATCAGCGATACAAATTTGCAGCAAAGGTGGCTTCCGCCTCACAAAGTTCATATCAAATAGCAGAGAGGTTATCAATTCCATTCCTACTAAAGAACGCGCAAAGAACATAAAGTCCCTGGACTTGAAAAACGAATCGCTGCCGATCGAAAGGGCCCTCGGTGTTCATTGGTCGATAGAGGACGACAAACTAGGTTTTCGCATAACTATGCAAGACAAACCTCTGTCGAAGAGAGGGGTGTTGGCTACCATAAGCTCAATTTATGACCCGCTTGGATTAGCAGCGCCGTTCTTGTTGAAGGGtagaaaaattatgcaaaatctttgcaaagaaaaaacatcATGGGACGAAAAGATCTCTGAACCTCTTCGAAGCGCTTGGGAAAGATGGCGATTAGATATCGTCCTTCTTAAAAAACTGGAAGTTAACCGATGCGTCAAGCCACTTCATTTCAAAGAGATCGAGTCAACGTCCCTCCATCATTTTTCAGACGCATCCAATGAAGGTTACGGAACTGCTACGTATCTTCGCATCAGAGATGTAGAAGGAAACGTCAACTGCTGCTTACTCCTTGGAAAATCGAGAGTAGCTCCAATAAAGATGGTTTCAATACCAAGGTTGGAGTTGACAGCAGCAACTGTGGCCGTAAAGGTCGGAGTAATGTTGAAGCAAGAAATGCCTGCCGTAGACTACGAATGTTATTGGACAGACAGCAACGTAGTACTGGGTTATATTAATAACGAATCAAgacgttttcatatttttgtggcAAATAGAATTCAACAAATTCAAGAAAATACTTCGTTGGATCAATGGAATCACGTTCCTACCCATGAAAACCCAGCCGATGATGCCTCGAGAGGCATAAGTTTGAAACATGTAGAGAAGAGTAGTAGATGGTTCAAGGGACCTCAGTTTCTCTGGGAAGAAAGGGAAGCATGGCCAGCTGCCTACGATCCAGCGAAAAACAGTGTCACTGATGATCCCGAATTTAAACGTAGCGTTTCAGTATTTGTTTcagcaactgattctggaatctTATGTACATTCGAGAGAAGAATTTCCAGGCTACAGAAATGCATACGGGTCATGGCCTTGGTCGGTCGATTTATCGACATTCtgaagatgaaaataaaagcCCCAAGTCATGGGATGACAAGAAGAAGCCAGAAGGCGAGTCCCCCAGTGCTGTGCGTTGAAGATCTTCAACGAGCcgaaaaatgtttaataaaattagTACAACAACAACACTTTGCCTCTGAAATTAAAGCTCTTGCTTCAAAGGAATGGAGACAAGATCGACGAAACGACAAAATTAAGAAGTCTGCTTTGAAAGAATGCAGCAAATTATACAAATTGAGTCCTTTCATTGACGATGATGGAATTCTCAGAGTTGGTGGAAGATTGTGCAACATGGATGAAGCGTATCAATTCAAATATCCTGCTATTCTTCCCAAAGAAAGTTGGTTTTCCGAACTTGTGCTCCGATGGTGCCACGAAAACACTCACCATTCGGGGAGAGGAATAACATTGCAAGAAATTCAGCAACGTGGATATTGGATCATACACATCAACTCAGCAGTACGACAGTTGATTCATCATTGTGTACGATGTAGAATATTGAGGGGAAGAGCTGGCCAGCAAGTCATGGCAGATTTACCCAAAGATCGAGTAGACGCATGCCCACCTTTCACATACTGCGCAGTGGATCTCTTTGGGCCATTGGTCATAAAACCATATCGAAAGTTTGTAAAAAGATATGGCTGCCTCTTTACCTGTTTGGCGAGCAGAGCCGTCCATATTGAAGTTGTCAACACCTTGGAAACTGACTCCTTCATTCTAGCTTTGCGACGGTTTGTTGCTAGAAGAGGAAACATTCGAACGATGAGAAGCGACAACGGCACTAACTTTGTCGGCACCGAGACCGAGTTCATAAAGGCATTAAAACAAATGGACAATGCGAAAGTTAAACAATTCCTTCAAAGTGTTGGTTGTGATTGGATTCTCTGGAAGAGGAATACACCTGCTGCTTCGCACATGGGTGGAGTATGGGAGCGCCAGATTCGATCTGTGCGCGCAATATTAAAAGATCTTTTCAATCATAATGGCTCGCGTTTGAGTGAAGAATCGCTGCACACTATTTTAACAGAAGCAGAAAGTATCGTTAACTCTAGACCTTTATGCGTCGAAGCAATCAGCGATGCAAACAGTGCAACACCAATTTCACCACTTGCTCTTCTAACGATGAAATCAAAGGTAGTTTTACCGCCTCCTGGTAATTTTGAAGAAGCGTCGTTATATTGCAGGAAACAGTGGAAAAGAGCTCAGTATGTGTTGGATATGTTCTGGAGACGATGGAAATGCGAATATCTGTGTTCACTACAGACACGAACAAAGTGGAATAAAAACGAACGAAATTTTGCTGCTGGTGATATAGTGATGGTGCAAAATGAGGATTGTGAAAGAGGACGGTGGCCACTGGCAAGAGTGGTGGCTGTAAAAACGAGTGCAGATGGAAAGGTTCGGAGTTGTAGCGTGAAGCTTGGTAGCCGTGCTGGTACAATATTGGATCGACCAATCACGAAATTGATACAATTGTTAGAATATCGAATCCCCGACGAGGAGCCACAATTTTCAAGATGAACTTGAGGGGAGCCAGATGAAATGGCCCCTATGGGATTTCGTTTAGAGACAATTATAGTTTGTGTGTTTGAGTTGTCCCTTGTGGTGCGCTAATGTCATTGTGTGTGTTAGTCGTGCGTATCGTAGCTGTGCAGTAATTGTTATGTTTTTGTGTCACTTTTGTGTATAAAAAGAGTTGTATTTTTGTGTAAAACAGTTGCTTAGCGTTGTGAACAGCGAGAACAGTTTACTACGGATTTTGAGGATTTGTACTTTATTATTGGAAAGAAACTGTTGAATCTTACAAAATTCTGTCTTTTTATGTGAACCGAACAACAACGCGCAGTAACATTATGGCTGGTTATTTCTTCCTTCTGTTGATAACTAAGTTACATTACAAGCTAGACATACGTTTACCAATGCTAAAATTTCTTCATGCTACACAACTCACTTCTTGTTGAGAACTACACATTCATTGGGCGATAACTATTTGACTTCTTATTTCAAGCACCAGAGGGTGTAATCTTGCCTTTTGGTACACACTCTTATACTCTTTATAGTTCCGGTCTGTATTTTACACGCTTTACACGCTACATAGTAATTTTTTCAGTTCTAACCTGCAGCAGTAAAATTGCTTTAAAAtcactttaaaataaatttggtTAAATGCTTGTTCTTATAACttcttataaatattatttgttttctgtatcAAATAAGAGAACTTTTTTCATGTTTATTTCCAGAGACAACATATGTCCAATTGATCACGAACCAATCACAGACAACACCGTGCACCGTGATCGATTTCAAGAACAGATTATCATGAAAATGAATTGTTATTGCATTAACAGAGAAAGAGGATGTGAATGGCAAGGTATTGTTGCTGAAGCGGAGGTATGGACgtttttgtgttctttttatACACACCACACTAGGAAAAGTTCCCGCTTGCTTGAAAGGGTGATGACGCAGAGAAGATGAGGTGCTGTTGCTTACGACGCTTCATCGGTCGAGTACAATTAGGCAACTtcacataaaataaataagcaTCTCCAGCATTTAAAAATGATCATTGTCTCAGTGGTATTCTGCGACTTTTACGGTATGTGAAAATTTGCGAGGTTTAGTGAAGTCATTCAATCCAATCTTTTCTCTCCCGCATGATCCAAAACATAGAAACACCTCCTTATTACAGCGAAATTCTTTATAGCAGACACTCTCTATAACGAAACGGATGAAAGAAAAGTCAAACTGTCGTAACAAAACTTCTGTTTAGCAGAAGATTTACATACATTAAAAATTTTCCTCAGCGATAAgacaaatttctgttttttttaaagagagAGTGCGTGCTCAAAATGATCCAcacaaaatttacttaaatCCCTTTTTAGTAACAATtattttatctctttttttaaatgtgatcaGTTTTTTTATCGAGCGAATTTCTTTCTAGCGATAGTAAGTtgttttcttaggtttttaactttcagagctCCACTTTTTTTTGCCCTGTAAACTTTTGATATTGCGGTGCTTCATCTACACTTGTTGGTCATACACTGCATTTGACGATTTCATTTAGGATCATCATTCGCTTTGTCCCTACAAACCTTCAAATTGTTGTTTCTGTCAACTGGAGATAAAAGAAAAGTCCACAGATGAACATCTCACACAGTGTCCAACATTAATTGAAGTGTTCAAAGACGGAGCGTGTTTTTTTCACAGCATAGGATGTCCTTTTCGGGTAAGCAATGGCCAAACACCTCGCGTTTTTTCCGTAAACGAAATATCTTTAATAtctttaggaaaaaaaatagttaaaaaaaatagttaaaaaaaaataataataaaaaaacaatgcacTATGAATGGACTTTAAAACTGGGCAAACTAATCattatgaaatcattttttcttgGTTTTTTTGCCACAAGGTAAGTTTTTTTAACCTTTAAAACAATAATACTACAAATTTTGTTCTATTCAGCCTTCGTGTATCGAAAAACTTGCGAGACACTTACAACGTGACGCGTATCAACATACCTACTTGCAGCAAGTCAAACTAACTCAATATAAAACTGAATCAGAAAATCAACAAATGGAATACAAACAGATTGCAAATAATACCAAAGAGATGGAAAAAAGCTTCAAACGTCAAATTGAAAATTTAACATCTCAACTTACTTCCATTCAGACGCAAATGGTTAGGATGCAACAAAATCTTAGAGAGTCTGTAACTACAATATCAAATATTGAAAACAAACGACCAATTAATGGCGAGCACAAACAGCAGGATATGTTAAAGACATTTCAAGATTCAATTGGAGATGTAAGTGAGAAGATGTCAACAATTGATTTGAAACAACAATTACTTGAGAACACGACTTATGATGGCcgaattttgtggaagattgatCAATTTGAACACAGGATGCAACAAGCCATTACAGGGAAGGTTACCGCACTACATAGCGCGCCGTGTTTTACAAAAAGATATGAATATAAATTTTGCGGTCGCTTGTATCTTAATGGTGACGGAATTGGAAAGTGTTCGCATCTATCCCTGTTCTTAGTAGTAATGAAATCAGAGTATGATAATTTACTGGATTGGCCATTTAACAAGCATGTTATGTTTCGCCTAATCAATCAACAGAATTATGAGAAAAGCATTCAAGAAAGTTTTCTTCCTGACAGTAActcttctagttttcaaaaaccagTCAGAGAAATGAATGTTGCGGCTGGGTGTCCATTATTTATCACAAAAGAGAAGTTGTATGATGAAGGATTTGTGAAAGATAATTGCATTTTTATCGAAATATCTGCCAAATGAATCTTTTGAGCTGGATTTAACAAGAAGCAGAATTTTACTATTGACTTCTACACTGTCAGCATATACCATGAGGTTGATTACCTGCTGACAGTTTTGTAGATTTACTTCTTCAACACGCgattttttaaagattagaTTCACTCGAATTTTGTTTATAATAGGAAAGTGGTTTGAACGCTAAAACAACAGGCTTGCTCAAGCAAAGAGGTTGTAAGTATTTTTAAGCGTCAATAAGAATTCTATTTATGCAAACTCAACTTCTTTCTCGAAATTTATTTTGTCAAGTCTTTTACAGAGTTTATGATATATAACatattataatatataacaTATTATAAGTTATTATATAATTGTTGTTGTCTTTTTTACTAACTCGGACGCAAAATAATGCCATTTGGTACACGAAATGCTTAGAGTGAGAAGTAATTTATATAAAGTATAGTACTGAGCCTATTTATCTTTTTTCATCTTAGTctaacatatatttatataatttattgttgttttttataatatattatatttattatttattcgtTTGGTAAGAAGTTTCAAAGCGCAATTTATTGAAGAGTTTTGTGTGGTGATTTATCGTTCGTCTTTTGAGAAAGGAAGGATAAAATTGGTGTCCATTTGAAAGTTGCATTTTAACTAAAGAATTATTTGGCTACAACTACACAATTACTGTTCAATGAAATGAAATAAGTTATATTTCCAGAAAGGAGCACAAAGCTGTCTGTTGTGTCTATACTATTTATAAGTGCAAGGGAAAACTCATAAATTGCACACTAAATTTCAATCCAACGTTGAGATTTTCCCCACTCCTACCTCTATTTCTAAAATCCCAAGCACTCAGAGAACTCCTGTAAAGCGTGTTGACGATAAGTTTGTTCAATACTTTCTATTCTCTAAAAAATCGATGTTTACATTATGAATATTTAAACGTCAAAAGATACAACTTTTTTTCTCCCAAACGTTTCATTGACATTTAGAATGGTGCACTACGATTTGTGGCTCATCCCTAACTAATATATCTaactatatatttaaatatcGCAGTAATGTATaactttattatttgtttatatatatatatttataactttATAGAGAGTATACTAGTTTATCTTATAAATTTTCGGTCCTCAAATGTGATTGGTCTAGCAAAGGTAACTACAAAAAGTAGTTTTCGCCATAAAAGTTTTAGGAACTTATTCAACTGCTtgaaaaatttgttgaaaataaaaaaacgctATGTAGGCTTGTTCTTCTGTTTAGCTTTTGTAAGCTTCTTGTGTTTAGTTTCCAAGGTTTATATTAGCACAGTTTTGTGCCAGTTAAACCTTGGTAGTTCTTTTCCGTTTAAACTTTTACTTACTTATATTTTGGCTTATTGTTATATGAAAAAACGTGTGCTTTCCTGAATGTAGAGATTGAAAAAAGTGAAGGGTTTGGGAAAGTTGAAACGACTCCTACAAATCACTATTAACTACTTGTAATACTTTTC is a window encoding:
- the LOC130622946 gene encoding uncharacterized protein LOC130622946 — translated: MMLKENEWAWNQYEKSKLHADENTNALLRDDALGFTTPKSSKFPVVDRATTSLKADVIIHPKSVGKSHRSHRSPSTRSKETRSSGRSQVSSLRSRAADQKAELAQLKTKASFLEAKLEAEASMKRLELKEQVALAEAKLSIYEEAKDEDEKSHFSRPLDTDDEQIRSYAKCQSWVNNGCIGVIGSGYEGARSHPKLVKKIPKFLPDVPQNTAQPQVVDNSVDVNKDWNINNEQESLNPFGNNTERVLCELLLQQSAPDIKIDPFDGNVLDFQYFMTTFEAVVETKIKSNKGRLTRLINYTTGEPKELIKSCIYDTSEHCYSRAKDLLKKTYGDQFRIANAYRKELREWPTLRAGDSEAFRKFYTFLIKCYGGLERQIKSELTSPEVLRQLQSKLPQALQQRWNRTVLNVRRKNHHEAELRDFVDFMEQETTLENDPLYSREAISELKNKKDNDVKNKKDPPKLETNLTGVTRDCLYCSNKHKLEDCRKIMKIDVEERNKFVWEKKLCFACLEPITSNHQARNCENKLSCKTCKKRHPTILHGFIRPKRTNKNDKENNDKKEGEEPEISNAFARTKKSVCCKTDNNVEIISMSVVPVVLSHPKSAESITTYAMLDNCSQGTFITDEIVHRLNLTGISSTIVVKTLTSESREDSCLITGLMVEPITRDFKVTIQSCYSRRHLPIDPMEIPTPEKVAEWPHLRHIKHSFHKYDPGIPIGLLIGANCPQALEPIKVIPSDGNGPYGLKTRLGWSLVGPLLRRKGEKQKIRCNRIAVKDSSTDKVAALHLIQQDELRDVTIEGMLKRMYDADFSEMNAFKNIKSDYVSIHDQKFLSLMEKEVKFVNGKYQLPLPLINQLPFPNNKCQALARLKWIKKNLESNSIFKEDYLTFMNNLTTQGFAEMVPKQEVKGEPGHVWYIPHHGVYHPRKPGKIRVVFDCTATYKGVSLNGRLMQGPDMTNLLVGILCRFRLEPVAFMADIESMFYQVKVPPNQRDYLRYLWWPDGDTSKDLVDHRMTVHIFGGNSSPSCSNYALKRSGTDNESEFGEEAVKVIMKDFYVDDLLKSVKSIEEAIKIIKSAIQICSKGGFRLTKFISNSREVINSIPTKERAKNIKSLDLKNESLPIERALGVHWSIEDDKLGFRITMQDKPLSKRGVLATISSIYDPLGLAAPFLLKGRKIMQNLCKEKTSWDEKISEPLRSAWERWRLDIVLLKKLEVNRCVKPLHFKEIESTSLHHFSDASNEGYGTATYLRIRDVEGNVNCCLLLGKSRVAPIKMVSIPRLELTAATVAVKVGVMLKQEMPAVDYECYWTDSNVVLGYINNESRRFHIFVANRIQQIQENTSLDQWNHVPTHENPADDASRGISLKHVEKSSRWFKGPQFLWEEREAWPAAYDPAKNSVTDDPEFKRSVSVFVSATDSGILCTFERRISRLQKCIRVMALVGRFIDILKMKIKAPSHGMTRRSQKASPPVLCVEDLQRAEKCLIKLVQQQHFASEIKALASKEWRQDRRNDKIKKSALKECSKLYKLSPFIDDDGILRVGGRLCNMDEAYQFKYPAILPKESWFSELVLRWCHENTHHSGRGITLQEIQQRGYWIIHINSAVRQLIHHCVRCRILRGRAGQQVMADLPKDRVDACPPFTYCAVDLFGPLVIKPYRKFVKRYGCLFTCLASRAVHIEVVNTLETDSFILALRRFVARRGNIRTMRSDNGTNFVGTETEFIKALKQMDNAKVKQFLQSVGCDWILWKRNTPAASHMGGVWERQIRSVRAILKDLFNHNGSRLSEESLHTILTEAESIVNSRPLCVEAISDANSATPISPLALLTMKSKVVLPPPGNFEEASLYCRKQWKRAQYVLDMFWRRWKCEYLCSLQTRTKWNKNERNFAAGDIVMVQNEDCERGRWPLARVVAVKTSADGKVRSCSVKLGSRAGTILDRPITKLIQLLEYRIPDEEPQFSR
- the LOC130622952 gene encoding TNF receptor-associated factor 3-like isoform X1 gives rise to the protein MEVAITEIFFLNGFIILLRSVVYIFKYRNRCMTVILNFCFDHSKLFFLQNTQKETIILMDSCDDQKRSGYEVNLIDDLPQRLKCPLCKNLIRKPIQTQRGELACQFCYDVNKRDNICPIDHEPITDNTVHRDRFQEQIIMKMNCYCINRERGCEWQGIVAEAEDHHSLCPYKPSNCCFCQLEIKEKSTDEHLTQCPTLIEVFKDGACFFHSIGCPFRPSCIEKLARHLQRDAYQHTYLQQVKLTQYKTESENQQMEYKQIANNTKEMEKSFKRQIENLTSQLTSIQTQMVRMQQNLRESVTTISNIENKRPINGEHKQQDMLKTFQDSIGDVSEKMSTIDLKQQLLENTTYDGRILWKIDQFEHRMQQAITGKVTALHSAPCFTKRYEYKFCGRLYLNGDGIGKCSHLSLFLVVMKSEYDNLLDWPFNKHVMFRLINQQNYEKSIQESFLPDSNSSSFQKPVREMNVAAGCPLFITKEKLYDEGFVKDNCIFIEISAK
- the LOC130622952 gene encoding TNF receptor-associated factor 3-like isoform X2, yielding MDSCDDQKRSGYEVNLIDDLPQRLKCPLCKNLIRKPIQTQRGELACQFCYDVNKRDNICPIDHEPITDNTVHRDRFQEQIIMKMNCYCINRERGCEWQGIVAEAEDHHSLCPYKPSNCCFCQLEIKEKSTDEHLTQCPTLIEVFKDGACFFHSIGCPFRPSCIEKLARHLQRDAYQHTYLQQVKLTQYKTESENQQMEYKQIANNTKEMEKSFKRQIENLTSQLTSIQTQMVRMQQNLRESVTTISNIENKRPINGEHKQQDMLKTFQDSIGDVSEKMSTIDLKQQLLENTTYDGRILWKIDQFEHRMQQAITGKVTALHSAPCFTKRYEYKFCGRLYLNGDGIGKCSHLSLFLVVMKSEYDNLLDWPFNKHVMFRLINQQNYEKSIQESFLPDSNSSSFQKPVREMNVAAGCPLFITKEKLYDEGFVKDNCIFIEISAK